From Chiloscyllium punctatum isolate Juve2018m chromosome 36, sChiPun1.3, whole genome shotgun sequence, the proteins below share one genomic window:
- the LOC140461005 gene encoding uncharacterized protein, which produces MKKQWKCEDCGKGFKYSCRLESHRRSHTGEKPYICSMCGKRFTQTMSLMSHQRIHTEERPYSCTHCGKRFRYSSTLTAHQRIHTGERPFTCSVCGKGFTQSFVLVRHQRVHTGERPFSCSVCGKGFARLCSLQSHHRVHGSEGKPFGCTSCGKRFRHSSTLSAHQRMHTGERPYICAVCGKGFTQSRYLLTHQRIHTGERPFTCSVCGKSFTQSSHLLSHQRNHTQECPFSCASCGKRFKHSSTLAVHQRIHTGEKPFPCPYCGKRFNSSSTLTAHQRIHTGEKPFTCSVCEKRFSQSFDLVRHQRVHTGDRPFTCPVCGKGFARLFGLQSHHRIHTMVNT; this is translated from the coding sequence ATGAAAAAACAATGGAAATGTGAGGATTGTGGTAAGGGATTCAAATATTCATGCCGGCTGGAAAGTCATCGccgcagtcacactggggagaaacccTACATTTGTTCCATGTGTGGAAAGAGATTTACTCAGACAATGTCCCTGATGTCACACCAGCGAATTCACACCGAGGAGAGGCCCTACAGCTGCACTCACTGTGGAAAGAGGTTCCGATATTCTTCCACCCTCACTGCACACCAGCgcatccacacgggggagagaccgttcacctgctcagtgtgtgggaagggattcacccaGTCGTTTGTTTTGGTGAGGCACCAGAGAGTTCACACTGGGGAGCGACCGTTCAGCTGCTCCGTTTGTGGGAAGGGATTTGCTCGGTTGTGCAGCCTCCAGTCACATCACCGAGTTCACGGATCCGAGGGGAAGCCGTTCGGTTGCACTTCCTGCGGAAAAAGGTTCAGGCATTCTTCCACACTCTCAGCACACCAGCGCatgcacactggggagaggccctatATCTGcgccgtgtgtgggaagggcttcactCAGTCGCGGTACTTACTGACGCACCAGCgtattcacaccggggagagaccgttcacctgtTCTGTGTGCGGGAAgtcattcactcagtcctctcaCCTGCTGTCACACCAGCGAAATCACACGCAGGAGTGTCCATTCAGCTGCGCTTCCTGTGGGAAAAGGTTCAAGCATTCTTCCACTCTCGCAGTGCACCAGAGAATCCATACTGGGGAGAAGCCCTTCCCCTGCCCTTACTGTGGGAAAAGGTTCAACAGTTCGTCCACCCTCACTGCACACCAGAGGATTCACACCGGGGAAaagccattcacctgctcggtCTGTGAGAAGAGGTTCAGtcagtccttcgacctggtgaggcaccagcgagttcacactggtGATAGACCGTTCACTTGCCCTGTGTGTGGCAAGGGATTTGCTCGGTTATTTGGACTCCAGTCACACCACAGAATCCACACGATGGTGAATACATAA